A single genomic interval of Heliangelus exortis chromosome 11, bHelExo1.hap1, whole genome shotgun sequence harbors:
- the CTXN2 gene encoding cortexin-2, protein MMSSNYCSNTSASMSVNEMSAFPLTLEQKTGFAFVGILCVFLGLLIIRCFKILLDPYSSMPSSTWEDEVEGLDKGTFEYALA, encoded by the coding sequence ATGATGAGCAGTAATTACTGCAGCAACACTTCAGCCAGCATGAGTGTCAATGAAATGTCTGCCTTTCCTCTGACTTTAGAGCAAAAAACTGGCTTTGCATTTGTGGggattttgtgtgttttcttggGACTTCTAATTATCAGATGCTTCAAGATCTTGCTAGACCCCTACAGCAGTATGCCTTCTTCTACATGGGAAGATGAAGTTGAGGGGCTGGATAAAGGAACATTTGAATATGCTCTTGCATGA